The Ensifer adhaerens genome contains a region encoding:
- a CDS encoding ABC transporter substrate-binding protein has product MSKSTWLSGLVVAGAMAWGLGTAAADPIRIGIANFGEHPQLSASIAGFKKALAENGFVEGTDVVYTESHTNFDASLVPQMIAKLQAEQPKLIYTITTPVSQIAKKALAGSGIPVVFSAVTDPVAAKLVPSWEAGDEGMTGATDLQDVAAVMAFTRKLLPEAKRFGVPYNPGEANDTALLDKIKEAAPAAGFEVVAVGVDNVNDIQQRIASFAGKADVIYTPASNLLQPAIGAVSAAARQAQIPIVNSDDGAVRDGVVPASFAVNYEQVGVNAGKIAAQILNGADPKTIAPSRPSYEDHAPLISKKATAAFGIEVPAALANECDCVVD; this is encoded by the coding sequence ATGAGCAAAAGCACTTGGCTTTCGGGATTGGTTGTCGCCGGCGCAATGGCATGGGGACTGGGAACGGCTGCCGCTGATCCGATCCGCATCGGCATCGCCAATTTCGGCGAGCATCCGCAATTGAGCGCGTCGATCGCCGGCTTCAAGAAGGCGCTGGCCGAAAACGGCTTCGTCGAGGGGACCGACGTCGTCTACACCGAGAGCCACACCAATTTCGACGCCTCGCTCGTTCCGCAGATGATTGCCAAGTTGCAGGCCGAACAGCCGAAGCTGATCTACACGATCACCACCCCTGTTTCGCAGATCGCCAAGAAGGCACTTGCCGGCTCCGGCATTCCGGTCGTCTTTTCCGCCGTCACCGATCCGGTTGCCGCCAAGCTGGTGCCGTCCTGGGAGGCCGGTGACGAGGGCATGACCGGCGCGACCGACCTTCAAGACGTGGCGGCCGTGATGGCCTTTACGCGCAAGCTTTTGCCGGAAGCCAAGCGCTTCGGCGTACCCTATAACCCGGGCGAGGCGAACGACACGGCGCTGCTCGACAAGATCAAGGAAGCGGCACCTGCTGCGGGCTTCGAGGTCGTCGCCGTCGGTGTCGACAACGTCAACGACATCCAGCAGCGTATCGCCTCGTTCGCCGGCAAGGCCGACGTGATCTACACGCCCGCATCCAACCTGCTCCAGCCGGCGATCGGCGCCGTCTCGGCCGCGGCACGCCAGGCGCAGATCCCGATCGTCAATTCCGACGACGGTGCGGTGCGTGACGGTGTCGTGCCGGCAAGCTTTGCGGTCAACTACGAACAGGTCGGCGTCAATGCCGGCAAGATCGCAGCCCAGATCCTCAACGGCGCGGACCCGAAGACCATCGCGCCTTCGCGCCCGAGCTATGAAGATCATGCGCCGCTGATCTCGAAGAAGGCGACGGCCGCCTTCGGCATCGAAGTGCCGGCTGCGCTCGCGAACGAGTGCGATTGCGTCGTCGACTGA
- a CDS encoding MarR family winged helix-turn-helix transcriptional regulator produces the protein MMGEDKFDTSPEWVDGETKALEAPGDHRAELRLWLRLLTCSTLVESEIRRRLREEFDSTLPRFDLMAQLERAPDGMVLGEVSKRMMVSPGNITVLVERLTESGHISRTTLPTDRRVQIIALTPFGRSEFEKMAATHADWISDLFAGVSPQDGGVLMDELAKLKRSIIASLARNS, from the coding sequence ATGATGGGTGAAGACAAGTTCGATACTTCGCCGGAATGGGTGGATGGCGAAACCAAGGCCCTCGAAGCTCCGGGCGATCACCGCGCCGAGCTCAGGCTCTGGCTGCGCCTGCTGACCTGTTCGACACTGGTCGAGAGCGAGATCCGTCGCCGGCTTCGGGAAGAATTCGATTCGACCTTGCCGCGCTTCGACCTGATGGCCCAACTCGAGCGCGCGCCCGACGGCATGGTGCTCGGCGAAGTCTCGAAACGCATGATGGTTTCGCCCGGCAACATCACGGTGCTGGTCGAGCGTTTGACCGAAAGCGGCCACATCAGCCGTACGACGCTCCCCACGGATCGCCGCGTGCAGATCATCGCGCTCACCCCGTTCGGTCGCTCCGAATTCGAGAAGATGGCAGCAACGCATGCCGATTGGATCTCCGACCTGTTCGCGGGTGTTTCACCGCAGGACGGTGGCGTGCTGATGGATGAGCTTGCCAAGCTCAAGCGATCGATTATCGCCTCACTGGCCCGCAACTCCTGA
- a CDS encoding threonine ammonia-lyase codes for MMSVPHRPTPLEIAEARARIAPHFARTPLVRLDLGFPDRQIFLKLETLSPIGAFKLRPALNGVLSRDPAALRHGVAVTSSGNMAYGMAWAARLVGVPMVAYMYRGAPQTKIDGVRALGGEVRFISAETWWDYITDADRPDAPELLINPVTDQAVLAGNGSIGMEIVEDLPDADVVLTPYGGGSMTTGVASAVKSISDRCRVFAVEDDSAAPVSAALVAGQIVTIETRPSFIKSIGAPSLVPQIWPVVRDLIDGAIAISPGQVTEAMRLLFKKAKIVAEGAGAASLAAAIARPDLKGNIVCVVSGGNIDAAAYAAVLGGGIPSA; via the coding sequence ATGATGAGCGTACCACACCGCCCGACACCGCTGGAAATCGCCGAGGCTCGCGCCCGCATCGCACCCCATTTCGCGCGCACGCCGCTAGTGAGGCTGGACCTTGGGTTTCCAGACCGGCAGATCTTTCTGAAGCTGGAGACGCTTTCTCCGATCGGCGCCTTCAAGCTCCGTCCGGCGCTGAACGGCGTTTTGTCGCGTGATCCCGCGGCCCTGCGGCACGGTGTGGCCGTCACCAGTTCCGGCAACATGGCCTATGGCATGGCCTGGGCCGCGCGCCTCGTCGGCGTGCCGATGGTTGCCTACATGTATCGCGGCGCGCCGCAAACCAAGATCGACGGCGTGCGCGCGCTTGGTGGCGAGGTGCGCTTCATCAGCGCCGAGACCTGGTGGGACTACATCACCGACGCAGACCGCCCGGATGCGCCCGAACTGCTGATCAATCCAGTGACCGATCAGGCCGTGCTTGCCGGCAACGGCTCGATCGGCATGGAAATCGTCGAGGATCTGCCCGATGCCGATGTTGTGCTCACCCCCTATGGCGGCGGCAGCATGACGACCGGGGTCGCGAGCGCGGTCAAATCCATTTCCGACCGTTGCCGTGTCTTTGCGGTCGAAGATGACAGCGCCGCCCCTGTTTCGGCGGCCTTGGTCGCTGGCCAAATCGTGACGATCGAAACCCGCCCCTCCTTTATCAAGAGCATCGGCGCGCCATCGCTGGTGCCTCAGATCTGGCCGGTGGTCCGAGACCTGATCGATGGGGCGATTGCTATCAGCCCGGGGCAGGTGACCGAAGCGATGCGGCTTCTCTTCAAGAAGGCGAAGATCGTTGCCGAAGGCGCTGGTGCCGCCTCGCTTGCCGCCGCAATCGCGCGACCGGATCTCAAGGGAAACATCGTCTGCGTGGTCTCGGGCGGCAACATCGACGCGGCTGCCTATGCCGCTGTGCTCGGCGGTGGCATTCCCTCAGCCTGA
- a CDS encoding ABC transporter ATP-binding protein, producing the protein MSLLELKGLETFYGASQALFGVNLDVREGEVVALMGRNGMGKTTTINSILGLVRPRAGAISFAGKTISGLRPHRIARLGLGLVPEGRRCFPNLTVMENLVATARGNEWTFEKVTALFPRLGERRDQYANTLSGGEQQMLAIGRALMTNPSLLILDEATEGLAPVIRQDIWSAIRILKAAGQSILVVDKTLSELLPVADRCFVLEKGATVFEGAPLALTPELQDRYLGV; encoded by the coding sequence GTGAGCCTGCTCGAACTCAAGGGCCTCGAAACCTTCTACGGCGCGTCCCAGGCGCTCTTCGGCGTCAATCTCGATGTGCGCGAGGGCGAGGTGGTCGCGCTCATGGGCCGCAACGGCATGGGCAAGACGACGACGATCAACTCGATCCTCGGCCTCGTGCGGCCGCGCGCAGGCGCGATCAGCTTCGCCGGCAAGACCATCTCCGGCCTGCGTCCGCACCGGATTGCAAGGCTCGGCCTCGGTCTCGTTCCTGAAGGACGGCGCTGCTTTCCCAATCTCACCGTCATGGAGAACCTCGTCGCCACGGCTCGCGGCAACGAATGGACCTTCGAGAAAGTGACCGCGCTCTTCCCTCGCCTCGGCGAGCGGCGCGATCAATATGCCAACACGCTTTCGGGCGGGGAGCAGCAGATGCTTGCGATCGGCCGGGCCTTGATGACCAATCCCAGCCTGCTCATTCTCGACGAGGCAACGGAGGGGCTGGCGCCGGTCATTCGCCAGGATATCTGGTCGGCGATCCGCATTCTGAAGGCGGCAGGGCAGTCGATCCTCGTCGTCGACAAGACGCTTTCGGAACTCCTGCCCGTTGCCGACCGCTGCTTCGTCCTGGAAAAGGGTGCGACGGTGTTTGAGGGAGCGCCGCTTGCGCTGACGCCAGAACTCCAGGATCGCTATCTCGGCGTTTGA
- a CDS encoding GntR family transcriptional regulator, with amino-acid sequence MQDHEQSTKTESAYRLLRRDILATRLKPGAPMKLSVLRESYGIGWTPLREALSRLEAEGLVTAISNRGFAVAPVSREELDDLTRARLAVEIPLLVESIEHGDSTWESAVVTAHYRLSRCKVSVERFSESEVDEWDEKHAAFHTALISAARSNWLARFQATISDQLRRHHRFLSLAPTMRAAAGMSEGYEEAVAALQDAMAIEHHTELMEAALDRDIERARVLMADHIGFTVNVYVQSEDSGRATPSARQTAPGLASK; translated from the coding sequence ATGCAAGACCACGAACAGTCGACCAAAACGGAATCGGCCTACCGGTTGCTGCGACGCGACATTCTGGCGACGCGGCTGAAGCCCGGTGCGCCGATGAAGCTGAGCGTGCTGCGCGAGAGCTATGGGATCGGCTGGACGCCGCTGCGCGAAGCGCTGTCGCGGCTGGAGGCAGAGGGCCTCGTCACGGCAATCAGCAATCGCGGCTTTGCCGTCGCTCCGGTTTCACGCGAGGAACTGGATGATCTCACCCGCGCGCGCCTCGCGGTGGAAATACCGCTGCTGGTCGAGTCGATCGAGCACGGCGACAGCACATGGGAGTCCGCCGTTGTAACCGCACATTACCGGCTGTCCCGCTGCAAGGTTTCCGTCGAGCGCTTCTCCGAGAGCGAGGTCGACGAGTGGGATGAGAAACACGCGGCTTTCCATACCGCGCTGATCAGCGCGGCGAGATCGAACTGGCTCGCGCGCTTCCAGGCGACAATCTCAGACCAGCTCCGCCGCCACCATCGTTTCTTGAGCCTGGCCCCGACGATGAGGGCGGCCGCCGGCATGAGCGAGGGGTATGAGGAAGCCGTCGCGGCCTTGCAGGACGCCATGGCGATCGAGCATCACACCGAGCTCATGGAGGCGGCACTCGACCGCGATATCGAGCGCGCCAGGGTGCTGATGGCCGACCACATCGGCTTTACCGTCAATGTCTATGTTCAATCCGAGGACAGCGGTCGCGCTACGCCTTCCGCCCGTCAGACTGCGCCCGGGCTTGCGTCCAAATGA
- a CDS encoding branched-chain amino acid ABC transporter permease, producing MSRETTVNLLLALLLLGVPLVAAGMGELFYVTLATRVVVLALAAVGLNLALGLGGLLSFGHAAFFGLGGYVAGILATHAFNGEPLFAGVPATTSMPLIWIAAVAVAGLIALPIGAISLRTSGVYFIMITLAFAQMIYYFAISWPAYGGEDGLSLSMRNAFPGVNTAKPLPYFLICYIALVAALLLFRVVEGSRFGSALQAARQNGTRLAAVGIAPFNIRLVAFAVSAMITGLAGALYADLNRFVGPSMLSWHMSGELIVLIILGGKGRLFGPVAGAMIFVFFEYVLGGITERWQFFLGLILLGIVLFARGGLLGLLSGKPRHV from the coding sequence ATGAGCCGCGAAACCACCGTCAACCTGCTGCTTGCTCTTCTGCTCCTCGGCGTGCCCCTGGTCGCCGCCGGCATGGGTGAACTCTTTTACGTAACGCTCGCGACCCGCGTCGTCGTGCTCGCGCTCGCCGCCGTCGGCCTCAATCTCGCGCTCGGGCTCGGTGGGCTGCTGTCCTTCGGCCACGCAGCCTTCTTCGGGCTCGGCGGCTATGTCGCCGGCATCCTCGCCACCCACGCCTTCAACGGCGAGCCGCTGTTTGCCGGCGTTCCGGCAACGACGTCGATGCCGCTCATCTGGATAGCGGCCGTGGCCGTCGCCGGCCTCATCGCGCTGCCGATCGGTGCCATCAGCCTGCGCACATCAGGCGTCTATTTCATCATGATCACGCTCGCCTTTGCGCAGATGATCTACTATTTCGCGATTTCCTGGCCCGCCTATGGCGGCGAAGATGGCCTGTCGCTGTCGATGCGCAACGCCTTTCCCGGCGTCAACACCGCCAAGCCACTGCCCTATTTCCTGATCTGCTACATAGCACTCGTGGCCGCACTTCTCCTCTTTCGCGTGGTCGAGGGTTCGCGCTTCGGCAGCGCGCTGCAGGCGGCGAGACAGAACGGCACGCGCCTTGCAGCCGTCGGCATCGCGCCCTTCAACATCCGGCTCGTCGCCTTTGCCGTCTCGGCCATGATCACCGGACTTGCCGGTGCGCTCTATGCCGACCTCAACCGCTTCGTTGGCCCCTCGATGCTCTCCTGGCACATGTCGGGCGAACTGATCGTGCTGATCATCCTCGGCGGCAAGGGGCGGCTGTTCGGACCCGTCGCCGGCGCGATGATCTTCGTCTTCTTCGAATATGTGCTCGGCGGCATCACCGAGCGCTGGCAGTTCTTCCTCGGCCTCATTCTGCTCGGCATCGTGCTGTTTGCCCGCGGCGGATTGCTGGGCCTGCTCTCCGGAAAGCCGCGCCATGTCTGA
- a CDS encoding branched-chain amino acid ABC transporter permease: protein MFTALLIEQLLNGLQLGVMLFLMAAGLTLIFGVMGLINLAHGSLYMIGAFACATVAAATGSFWIGLIASLTAAAGVGAIIEVAVIRRLYDRDHLDQVLATFALILILSEGSRWLFGSFPLYLDIPPVLQGAVPLPGGGQYQLYRLAIIGVGIAVAVGLYLLIARTRLGMRIRAGESDREMIGALGVDIGTLYTVVFALGAALAGLAGALVGALQSVQVGMGEPVLILAFVVIVIGGIGSIKGALVGAVIVGVVDTMGRFLLPSLLALTMPASQATTIGAALASMLIYVVMALILAFRPSGLFAAQS from the coding sequence TTGTTCACCGCACTCCTGATCGAACAACTGCTCAACGGGCTCCAGCTCGGTGTGATGCTGTTTCTGATGGCCGCCGGCCTGACGCTGATTTTCGGCGTCATGGGCCTGATCAATCTTGCCCACGGCTCGCTCTACATGATCGGCGCCTTCGCCTGTGCCACGGTCGCGGCAGCCACCGGTTCCTTCTGGATCGGGCTGATCGCCAGCCTCACGGCTGCAGCCGGCGTCGGTGCGATCATCGAGGTTGCCGTCATCCGCAGGCTTTACGACCGCGATCATCTCGACCAGGTGCTCGCCACCTTCGCGCTGATCCTGATCCTGTCGGAAGGATCGCGCTGGCTCTTCGGCTCATTCCCGCTCTACCTCGACATACCGCCCGTGCTGCAGGGTGCGGTGCCGCTTCCGGGCGGCGGCCAATATCAGCTTTATCGCCTGGCGATCATCGGTGTCGGCATCGCGGTGGCTGTCGGTCTTTACCTGCTGATCGCAAGAACGCGGCTCGGCATGCGCATCCGCGCCGGCGAATCCGATCGCGAGATGATCGGGGCGCTCGGCGTCGATATCGGCACGCTCTACACGGTCGTCTTTGCGCTCGGCGCGGCACTCGCGGGTCTTGCCGGCGCCCTCGTCGGCGCATTGCAATCGGTCCAGGTCGGCATGGGCGAACCGGTCCTCATCCTCGCCTTTGTCGTCATCGTCATCGGCGGCATCGGTTCGATCAAGGGCGCGCTTGTCGGCGCTGTCATCGTCGGCGTCGTCGACACGATGGGCCGCTTCCTGCTGCCTTCGCTGCTGGCGCTCACCATGCCGGCGTCGCAGGCCACCACGATCGGCGCAGCGCTCGCCTCGATGCTGATCTATGTGGTCATGGCCCTCATTCTCGCCTTCAGGCCGAGCGGCCTGTTTGCGGCACAGTCGTGA
- a CDS encoding ABC transporter ATP-binding protein: MLEIRSARKVFYKGQADEKVALDGLDLRLATGEFGVVIGSNGAGKSSMLNAISGALVLDSGQVVINGDDVTAMPVHKRAMRLARVFQDPMRGTAASMTVAENMLLAELRSNKRTLRRGLNATRLATYKERLSLLGLGLENRLDTRVELLSGGQRQSLSLIMAVGGEPELLLLDEHTAALDPRTADIVMQATIRAVEALKLTTLMVTHNMQHAVDFGHKVIMLDAGRVRLEIDGKEKAQTTVPDLIGHFSVKTDRMFLAS; encoded by the coding sequence ATGCTGGAAATCAGATCGGCCCGCAAGGTATTCTACAAGGGACAGGCGGACGAAAAGGTCGCGCTCGACGGCCTCGATCTTCGTCTTGCGACAGGCGAATTCGGCGTCGTCATCGGTTCGAACGGCGCCGGCAAGAGCAGTATGCTCAACGCCATCTCGGGCGCGCTGGTGCTCGATAGCGGCCAGGTCGTCATCAATGGCGACGACGTGACGGCCATGCCAGTGCACAAGCGCGCCATGCGGCTTGCCCGCGTCTTCCAGGACCCGATGCGCGGCACCGCCGCCAGCATGACGGTCGCCGAAAACATGCTTCTCGCCGAGCTACGCAGCAACAAGCGCACGCTGCGCCGCGGGCTCAATGCGACGCGGCTTGCCACCTATAAGGAACGGCTGTCGCTGCTTGGGCTTGGCCTCGAAAACCGTCTGGACACGCGGGTGGAGCTTCTGTCCGGCGGACAGCGGCAATCGCTGTCGCTGATCATGGCAGTCGGCGGTGAGCCGGAACTGCTGCTGCTCGACGAACACACCGCGGCCCTTGATCCGCGCACCGCAGATATCGTCATGCAGGCGACGATCCGTGCGGTCGAAGCCCTGAAGCTGACGACGCTGATGGTGACGCACAACATGCAGCACGCGGTGGATTTCGGCCACAAGGTCATCATGCTCGATGCCGGGCGCGTCCGCCTCGAAATCGACGGCAAGGAAAAGGCCCAGACGACCGTGCCTGATCTGATCGGCCACTTCTCCGTCAAAACCGACCGCATGTTCCTGGCGAGCTGA
- the kynU gene encoding kynureninase, protein MNAVPDFAAIEAMDVADVLSPMRERFILPPDLIYLDGNSLGVASTAAFDELRKAATEEWGQDLIRSWNTAGWFEMPLALGDQVGRLIGAAAGQTVVCDTTSINIYKALHAAMALRPDRSVIVSEGGSFPTDLYMAEGVVSTRPGASLRLEGVDAPAIEDLIDGSVAVVLVNHVNYKSGELRDMAALTRKAHEHGALVIWDLCHTAGALPVDLDGANVDFAVGCTYKYLNGGPGSPAFIYAATRHHGDLRQPLTGWWGHARPFAFEKHYAAGEGIRRFLCGTQPILSLRALKGALDVWNEVDMNQLREKSIRLTDLFITLVEAKCGAYGLELESPRDGVKRGSQVSFSHPNSYEIMQALIARGVIGDFRAPTTMRFGFTPLYVSYADVWRAVEILEEILRTGAWQDARFAVRAAVT, encoded by the coding sequence ATGAATGCAGTTCCTGATTTTGCTGCCATCGAGGCCATGGATGTGGCCGATGTGCTCAGCCCGATGCGCGAGCGTTTCATCCTGCCGCCGGACCTCATCTATCTCGACGGCAACTCGCTCGGGGTGGCTTCGACCGCCGCCTTCGACGAACTTCGCAAGGCCGCGACCGAGGAATGGGGGCAGGACCTCATCCGCAGCTGGAACACAGCCGGCTGGTTCGAGATGCCGTTGGCGCTCGGCGACCAAGTCGGGCGGCTGATTGGTGCGGCTGCCGGCCAGACCGTCGTCTGTGATACGACGTCGATCAACATCTACAAGGCCCTGCACGCGGCCATGGCGCTCCGGCCCGACCGGTCGGTGATCGTCAGCGAAGGCGGGAGCTTCCCGACGGATCTCTACATGGCCGAAGGTGTGGTCTCGACGCGTCCGGGCGCCTCGCTGCGCCTCGAAGGGGTCGATGCGCCTGCAATCGAGGACCTGATCGACGGCAGCGTTGCCGTGGTTCTGGTCAACCACGTGAACTACAAGTCAGGCGAACTGCGCGACATGGCGGCGCTGACGCGCAAGGCACATGAGCATGGCGCACTGGTCATCTGGGACCTCTGCCATACGGCCGGCGCCCTGCCGGTTGATCTCGACGGCGCGAATGTCGATTTCGCCGTCGGCTGCACTTACAAATACCTGAACGGTGGCCCGGGCTCGCCCGCCTTCATCTATGCCGCGACCCGTCATCACGGCGATCTCCGCCAGCCGCTCACCGGCTGGTGGGGCCATGCGCGGCCCTTCGCCTTCGAAAAGCACTATGCCGCCGGCGAGGGCATCCGTCGTTTCCTCTGCGGCACGCAGCCGATCCTGTCGCTGCGGGCGCTGAAGGGCGCGCTCGATGTCTGGAACGAGGTCGACATGAACCAGTTGCGCGAAAAGAGCATCCGGCTCACCGATCTCTTCATCACGCTCGTCGAGGCGAAATGCGGTGCTTACGGTCTGGAACTCGAGAGCCCGCGTGACGGGGTGAAACGCGGAAGTCAGGTTTCGTTCAGCCATCCGAACAGCTACGAGATCATGCAGGCTCTCATTGCCCGTGGCGTCATCGGCGATTTCCGCGCGCCCACGACGATGCGCTTCGGCTTCACGCCGCTTTATGTGAGCTATGCCGACGTTTGGCGGGCGGTCGAAATCCTCGAAGAGATCCTGCGCACGGGCGCTTGGCAGGACGCGCGCTTTGCCGTCCGCGCGGCCGTGACCTGA
- a CDS encoding ABC transporter permease, with the protein MDILQNTIASFVSLVPVTLAQSLILAFVVLGIMIPFRMLSFPDLTSEGAFPLGGCVCGVLMAAGMSPLAAIAIALVAGFVAGCCTAFIHLRFRIHTLLAGILMMTMLYSINLRIMGRSNLSVFGAPTVFDWTPGLQPGFPASKIVVAGLIAIVVFILLYHFFRTEKGTAVRAVGANPDMAEAQGINVWLATIGGVGLAGAFSAGSGALMVQSQGFADVNMGLGILINGLAALMIGEAIVGKQSVLRQLAAPFVGAIVYYQLVSFCLAAGMPPPDLKLATGLFVLAMLALPSLKRSRGPAPARETVRE; encoded by the coding sequence ATGGATATTCTTCAAAACACTATCGCGAGCTTTGTCTCGCTCGTTCCGGTCACTCTGGCGCAGAGCCTGATCCTCGCCTTCGTCGTGCTCGGGATCATGATCCCGTTCCGCATGCTGAGCTTTCCGGACCTCACCAGTGAAGGCGCGTTCCCGCTCGGCGGTTGCGTCTGCGGCGTGCTGATGGCGGCCGGTATGTCGCCGCTTGCGGCGATCGCCATTGCGCTTGTTGCCGGATTCGTTGCCGGCTGCTGCACGGCGTTCATCCATCTGAGATTCCGGATCCACACGCTGCTCGCTGGCATCCTGATGATGACGATGCTCTATTCGATCAACCTCAGGATCATGGGCCGCTCGAACCTTTCGGTCTTCGGTGCGCCGACGGTGTTCGACTGGACGCCGGGGCTGCAGCCGGGCTTCCCGGCCAGCAAGATCGTTGTCGCCGGGCTGATCGCGATCGTCGTGTTCATCCTGCTCTATCATTTCTTCCGCACTGAGAAGGGCACGGCCGTTCGTGCCGTCGGCGCCAATCCTGATATGGCCGAAGCCCAAGGCATCAATGTCTGGCTGGCGACGATCGGCGGCGTTGGTCTCGCCGGCGCGTTTTCGGCGGGCAGCGGCGCGCTGATGGTACAGTCGCAGGGCTTTGCCGACGTCAACATGGGCCTCGGCATCCTGATCAACGGCCTTGCGGCGCTGATGATCGGCGAAGCGATCGTCGGCAAGCAGAGCGTGCTGCGCCAGCTCGCCGCCCCCTTCGTCGGCGCGATCGTCTACTACCAGCTCGTCTCCTTCTGCCTGGCCGCCGGCATGCCGCCGCCGGACCTGAAACTTGCGACCGGCCTCTTCGTTCTCGCCATGCTGGCTCTTCCGAGCCTCAAGCGAAGCCGCGGGCCGGCACCCGCCCGCGAAACCGTCCGCGAATAA
- a CDS encoding ABC transporter ATP-binding protein, which translates to MSEPVLEIRDLRKSFGALKATDGVSLDLRSGQIHALIGPNGAGKSTLIHQIAGSLKADSGTIRFLGQDIGILDMAARARLGLARSFQISSLAQEFSALRNVMLAVQARQGSSFRFFRQVSNDKELTEPAMAMLERVDLAARAHVPAAELSHGERRQLEIAIALALSPKAFLFDEPMAGMGPEGSKRLTTFLDGLRHEAPMLLVEHDMDAVFALADRISVLVYGRIIASGTVDEIRSDPDVRRAYLGEAA; encoded by the coding sequence ATGTCTGAGCCCGTTCTCGAAATCCGCGATCTGCGCAAATCCTTCGGTGCGCTCAAGGCCACCGATGGGGTCAGCCTCGACCTTCGTTCGGGACAGATCCACGCCCTGATCGGCCCGAATGGCGCCGGCAAGAGCACGCTGATCCATCAGATCGCCGGTTCACTCAAGGCCGACAGCGGCACGATCCGCTTTCTCGGCCAGGATATCGGCATCCTCGACATGGCGGCCCGCGCCCGGCTCGGTCTGGCGCGCAGCTTCCAGATCTCTTCGCTGGCGCAGGAGTTCTCGGCACTTCGCAACGTCATGCTGGCAGTGCAGGCGCGCCAGGGCAGCAGCTTCCGCTTCTTTCGCCAGGTCAGCAACGACAAGGAACTGACCGAGCCGGCAATGGCGATGCTGGAGCGCGTGGACCTCGCCGCCCGCGCCCATGTGCCGGCGGCGGAACTTTCGCACGGTGAGCGTCGGCAACTCGAAATCGCCATCGCGCTGGCGCTGTCACCGAAAGCCTTTCTGTTCGACGAACCGATGGCCGGCATGGGGCCGGAAGGCTCGAAGCGGCTGACGACGTTCCTCGACGGTTTGCGCCACGAAGCGCCGATGCTGCTGGTGGAACACGACATGGATGCGGTCTTTGCACTCGCCGATCGCATATCCGTGCTCGTCTATGGCCGCATTATCGCGTCCGGCACGGTCGATGAAATCCGCAGCGATCCGGACGTGCGCCGCGCCTATCTGGGAGAAGCCGCGTGA